In Sebaldella termitidis ATCC 33386, one DNA window encodes the following:
- a CDS encoding PTS ascorbate transporter subunit IIC, producing MLIQIYDSIIKPLSWIATNIFGEAFILVGIIVLLGLVLQKKSISAIASGTIKAMIGFLIIGAGAGIVVGALVIFQPMWQEVFNLPPQNLGSFIGQAGFIDKYGSVVTFSMAMGFLINILLAKFTKFKYIYLTGHMMFWTTMIFAGIMVNTAPEIAPWKLILVLSVFMGIYWTLQPALVQPFLRKIMNSDNIALGHTSASVAILGAIFGKFLGNKERDSEHIKLPEKLEFLRDSNIVTACTMGLLFLVGAAILSTKDTEGAKALIAQAGQTNFYVYSIKQSFMFAGGIAVVLMGVRMFIGEIVPAFNGIAEKLVQGARPALDCPVVFPYAPNAVILGFLGAFIGALFWLVVLGKTAGYVFVPTMIVLFFHAGTAGVFGNSTGGIRGAVIAGFITATIVAIGQYLMVTFLITHTIPDTAMWAADSDMFILGVIFKFIAQIIG from the coding sequence ATGTTAATACAGATTTATGATTCAATCATCAAGCCGCTGTCATGGATTGCTACCAATATTTTTGGCGAAGCATTTATTTTAGTGGGAATAATAGTTTTACTGGGATTAGTTCTCCAAAAAAAGTCAATCAGTGCTATAGCGAGCGGAACAATAAAAGCGATGATCGGGTTTCTGATAATAGGTGCAGGAGCCGGAATAGTAGTCGGAGCATTGGTAATTTTTCAGCCTATGTGGCAGGAAGTATTTAATTTACCGCCGCAAAATCTAGGCTCATTTATTGGGCAGGCAGGTTTTATTGATAAATACGGAAGTGTGGTAACTTTTTCCATGGCAATGGGATTTTTGATAAATATCTTACTGGCAAAATTTACCAAATTTAAGTATATTTATCTTACAGGACATATGATGTTCTGGACAACAATGATATTTGCAGGAATAATGGTTAACACAGCACCTGAAATAGCACCATGGAAATTAATCTTGGTTCTATCTGTATTTATGGGGATATACTGGACACTCCAGCCAGCATTGGTACAGCCTTTTTTGAGAAAGATAATGAACAGCGACAACATAGCTTTAGGTCATACATCAGCATCAGTGGCAATACTGGGTGCAATATTTGGTAAATTTCTCGGGAATAAAGAAAGAGATTCAGAACACATAAAGCTTCCTGAAAAGCTGGAATTTTTGAGAGATTCCAATATAGTAACGGCATGTACAATGGGACTGTTATTTCTGGTAGGAGCAGCTATACTTTCTACTAAAGATACTGAAGGAGCTAAAGCTTTAATAGCTCAGGCAGGACAGACAAACTTTTATGTTTATTCCATAAAGCAGTCATTTATGTTTGCCGGTGGAATAGCAGTAGTACTAATGGGTGTAAGAATGTTTATAGGAGAAATAGTTCCGGCATTTAACGGTATCGCGGAAAAACTGGTACAGGGCGCAAGACCGGCTCTTGACTGTCCGGTAGTATTTCCATATGCACCAAATGCAGTAATACTAGGTTTCCTAGGAGCATTTATAGGAGCATTATTCTGGCTTGTGGTACTTGGAAAAACTGCAGGTTATGTATTTGTTCCGACAATGATAGTTCTCTTCTTCCATGCAGGTACAGCAGGAGTATTCGGAAACTCTACCGGAGGAATAAGAGGAGCAGTAATAGCAGGTTTCATAACAGCAACAATAGTAGCAATAGGACAATATTTAATGGTTACTTTCCTTATTACACATACTATACCGGATACAGCAATGTGGGCAGCGGATTCTGATATGTTTATTTTAGGAGTTATATTTAAGTTCATTGCTCAGATAATAGGATAG
- a CDS encoding PTS sugar transporter subunit IIA: MINENMIALKESCKTPEEAVIRAGELLLKNGNVTQNYIDAMVKSYKVNGAYIVIAPRFAMPHARPEEGVLKAGFSILTLKEGVEFGSAENDPVDLIIGLAANNSNEHVEVIQKITEIFSDNEKRETIFNAENKEEIMKLFKEEQ; encoded by the coding sequence ATGATTAATGAAAATATGATAGCTTTGAAAGAAAGCTGTAAAACACCGGAAGAAGCAGTAATTAGAGCTGGGGAGCTCTTGCTGAAAAACGGTAATGTAACACAAAATTACATAGATGCGATGGTAAAATCTTATAAAGTAAACGGAGCATATATAGTAATAGCACCAAGATTTGCAATGCCTCATGCAAGACCGGAAGAGGGAGTTTTGAAAGCAGGTTTTTCTATTCTTACCTTAAAGGAAGGTGTGGAATTCGGGAGTGCTGAAAATGATCCGGTGGATCTTATTATAGGTCTGGCAGCCAATAATAGTAATGAACATGTAGAAGTAATACAGAAAATAACAGAGATTTTTTCTGACAATGAAAAAAGAGAAACAATATTTAATGCAGAAAATAAAGAAGAAATAATGAAATTATTTAAGGAGGAACAGTAA
- the groL gene encoding chaperonin GroEL (60 kDa chaperone family; promotes refolding of misfolded polypeptides especially under stressful conditions; forms two stacked rings of heptamers to form a barrel-shaped 14mer; ends can be capped by GroES; misfolded proteins enter the barrel where they are refolded when GroES binds) — protein sequence MAKLIKFNEEARKALEKGVDALADTVKITLGPKGRNVVLDKGYGLPTITNDGVTIAKEIELADQFENLGAQIVKEVATKSNDVAGDGTTTAIVLAQALIKEGLKMVSSGANPVFLRKGMEKAAKKVVEELGKRAKKINSNAEIAQVASISAADEEIGTLIAQAMEKVGENGVITVEEAKSLDTTLEVVEGMQFDNGYLSPYMVSDAERMVSELDNPFILITDKKVASMKELLPVLEKTVETGRPMLIIAEDVEGEALATLVVNKLRGTLNVVAVKAPAFGDRRKAMLEDIAVLTGGEVITEEKGIKLENADITSLGQAKKVRVTKDHTVIVDGAGDSAVIKGRVGQIQAQILETTSDYDKEKLQERLAKLSGGVAVVKVGAATETEMKERKLRIEDALNATRAAVEEGIVPGGGTILVEISKSIEEFKLDGEEGIGVEIVKKALFAPLKQIAINAGADAGVILEKVKSSEPGTGYDAAKEEYVNMIKAGIVDPAKVTRSAIQNAVSVSSVLLTTEAVVANEKEEKAMGGGMPGGMMPGMM from the coding sequence ATGGCTAAGCTGATAAAATTTAACGAAGAAGCTAGAAAAGCGTTGGAAAAAGGAGTAGATGCTTTAGCTGATACAGTAAAGATAACTTTAGGACCAAAAGGGAGAAATGTTGTATTAGATAAAGGATACGGACTTCCAACTATTACAAATGACGGAGTTACAATAGCTAAAGAAATAGAACTTGCAGATCAGTTTGAAAATCTTGGTGCACAGATAGTAAAAGAGGTAGCGACTAAATCAAATGATGTGGCAGGAGACGGAACAACTACTGCCATAGTACTTGCACAGGCTTTGATAAAAGAAGGACTGAAAATGGTTTCATCAGGAGCAAATCCTGTATTCCTTAGAAAAGGAATGGAAAAAGCAGCTAAAAAAGTAGTGGAAGAATTAGGGAAAAGAGCTAAAAAAATAAACAGCAATGCTGAGATAGCTCAGGTTGCTTCTATTTCAGCAGCAGATGAAGAAATAGGAACATTAATAGCACAGGCTATGGAAAAAGTAGGAGAAAACGGTGTAATTACAGTAGAGGAAGCTAAATCTCTTGATACTACACTGGAAGTAGTGGAAGGAATGCAGTTTGATAACGGATATCTTTCTCCATATATGGTAAGTGATGCAGAAAGAATGGTTTCTGAATTAGATAATCCATTTATTTTAATAACAGATAAAAAAGTAGCAAGCATGAAAGAACTTCTTCCTGTACTTGAAAAAACAGTAGAAACTGGAAGACCTATGCTTATTATTGCTGAGGATGTAGAAGGGGAAGCACTTGCTACATTAGTAGTAAATAAATTAAGAGGTACACTAAATGTAGTAGCGGTAAAGGCTCCGGCATTTGGTGACAGAAGAAAGGCAATGCTTGAAGATATCGCAGTATTAACTGGCGGAGAAGTAATTACCGAGGAAAAAGGAATAAAGCTTGAAAATGCAGATATTACTTCACTTGGGCAGGCTAAAAAAGTAAGAGTAACAAAGGATCATACAGTAATAGTAGATGGTGCCGGAGATTCTGCAGTTATAAAAGGAAGAGTAGGACAGATACAGGCTCAGATACTGGAAACTACTTCAGATTATGATAAAGAAAAATTACAGGAAAGACTTGCTAAATTATCTGGAGGAGTTGCAGTGGTAAAAGTAGGAGCTGCTACAGAAACAGAAATGAAAGAAAGAAAATTAAGAATAGAAGATGCGCTGAATGCTACAAGAGCAGCTGTAGAAGAAGGAATAGTTCCTGGAGGAGGAACAATCCTTGTGGAAATTTCTAAATCTATAGAAGAATTTAAGCTTGACGGTGAAGAAGGAATCGGTGTGGAAATCGTTAAAAAAGCACTGTTTGCACCATTAAAGCAAATAGCAATTAATGCAGGAGCAGATGCGGGAGTTATTCTTGAAAAAGTAAAATCTTCAGAACCTGGAACAGGTTATGATGCGGCTAAAGAAGAGTATGTGAATATGATTAAAGCCGGAATAGTAGATCCTGCTAAAGTAACAAGATCAGCTATACAAAATGCTGTATCGGTTTCATCGGTATTATTAACTACTGAAGCAGTAGTGGCAAATGAAAAAGAAGAAAAAGCAATGGGTGGCGGAATGCCTGGCGGGATGATGCCCGGAATGATGTAA
- a CDS encoding creatininase family protein, protein MKYQEQNSKEIKEIIEKVKVAILPLGAVEAHGPHLPLGTDNYLSEKIAEKLSENVECLVFPTLPYGQVWSLEEFPGSVSLSNETLINMLYEIGKSMYKNGFKIFGIINGHLGNGTAIKEAQRKLFSEFSDFKTFNFFYTGTDKVIQEVRETQKLHKNYFHADELETSYMLYLADEYVEMSKAINGNPDYPEYIDITPVRWTEFTDTAVMGDATLATKEKGKKIVDTAVKNMSDIIKKTLEEIK, encoded by the coding sequence ATGAAGTATCAGGAACAAAACTCAAAAGAAATAAAAGAAATTATAGAAAAGGTAAAGGTAGCAATCCTGCCTTTGGGAGCAGTAGAAGCACACGGACCTCATCTTCCTTTGGGAACAGATAATTATCTTTCGGAAAAAATTGCTGAAAAGCTTTCTGAAAATGTAGAATGTCTGGTTTTTCCGACACTCCCTTATGGACAGGTATGGAGTCTTGAGGAATTTCCGGGAAGTGTAAGTCTAAGTAATGAAACTCTGATAAATATGCTTTATGAGATCGGAAAAAGCATGTATAAAAATGGTTTTAAAATATTTGGAATAATAAACGGCCATCTTGGAAACGGAACCGCAATAAAAGAAGCACAAAGAAAATTATTTTCAGAGTTCTCAGATTTTAAAACATTTAACTTTTTTTATACAGGGACTGATAAGGTCATACAGGAAGTAAGGGAAACACAAAAGCTTCATAAGAATTATTTTCATGCAGACGAACTGGAGACATCTTATATGCTTTATCTTGCAGATGAGTATGTGGAAATGTCAAAAGCAATTAACGGAAATCCGGATTATCCGGAATATATAGATATAACGCCTGTAAGATGGACAGAATTTACAGACACGGCAGTTATGGGAGACGCTACCCTTGCTACAAAAGAAAAAGGGAAAAAAATAGTAGATACCGCGGTAAAAAATATGAGCGATATCATAAAAAAAACTCTGGAAGAGATAAAATAA
- a CDS encoding phosphotriesterase family protein, giving the protein MSFIRTFFKDIDPEDLGFTYSHEHIVCIPQYWKEKNADDLLLDDPEKSKLDVLDFKELGGKTIVDATAIDYGRQVEEVAKISEETGIQIIGTAGFNKSFLWKAHLTDHLKKVVGNYSTYGDWIEDKSINELADFVIKEVEVGLEGTGFKAGQVKFGTWYNSISPLEEKTIRAVARAHKATKAPVHSHTEAGTMALEQIEILESEGIDIGNVSFGHMDRNLDPYYYQEILKKGAYLSFDGIGKIKYAPESARISAIIELCKKGYSDKILISGDTARKSYYKHYDYGLGLEFIIKKWIPRFIIEADNAGLDGTGLIKKFFVENPKNCFTFKV; this is encoded by the coding sequence ATGAGTTTTATAAGAACTTTTTTTAAAGATATAGATCCCGAAGATTTGGGATTTACATATTCACATGAACACATAGTATGTATACCGCAGTATTGGAAAGAAAAAAACGCAGATGACTTATTACTTGATGATCCTGAAAAGTCAAAGCTGGATGTTCTTGACTTTAAAGAACTGGGCGGAAAAACAATAGTAGATGCCACAGCAATAGATTATGGAAGACAGGTAGAAGAAGTAGCAAAAATTTCAGAAGAAACAGGAATTCAGATAATAGGTACAGCAGGATTTAACAAAAGCTTTTTATGGAAAGCTCATTTAACAGATCATTTGAAAAAAGTCGTAGGTAATTATTCTACCTATGGTGATTGGATAGAGGATAAGAGTATAAATGAACTTGCAGATTTTGTAATCAAAGAAGTGGAAGTAGGACTGGAAGGGACAGGCTTTAAGGCCGGTCAGGTAAAATTCGGAACATGGTATAATTCTATTTCACCTCTTGAGGAAAAGACAATAAGGGCTGTGGCAAGAGCACATAAAGCTACAAAAGCCCCAGTACATTCACATACAGAAGCCGGAACAATGGCTTTGGAGCAAATAGAAATTTTGGAATCCGAAGGAATAGATATAGGAAATGTATCTTTCGGGCATATGGACAGAAACCTTGATCCATATTATTATCAGGAGATATTAAAAAAAGGTGCATATCTGTCTTTTGACGGAATAGGTAAAATAAAATATGCTCCTGAAAGTGCAAGAATATCAGCAATTATAGAACTTTGTAAAAAAGGTTATTCTGATAAGATTTTGATAAGCGGTGATACTGCAAGAAAATCTTATTACAAGCATTATGATTATGGTTTAGGTCTGGAATTCATTATAAAAAAATGGATACCGAGATTTATAATAGAAGCAGACAACGCCGGATTAGACGGCACAGGTCTGATTAAGAAATTTTTTGTCGAAAACCCTAAAAATTGTTTTACTTTTAAAGTATAA
- a CDS encoding replication initiation protein, with translation MINFLDLNRTINFYDKKIMKFILDNNEFKNQKIFNCSIVNLKNKTNLFSNDEIFNILNDFKNLNISYNIITSKSEYLGSFSIISSYKVINNEKIELTFSNDFINTFNNQHFLSEININVFFSFSSFSSIHLYNFLLNKLSDFPYTKIEIDKLKEVLHLKNSYKRIYDFEKYVLQPSLNEINKISQTKFFYNKVKKSNKRNAKVTGFDFFSLTEAKFEKINNILRFFDTVDNYDTLFNQILFGLNSISYEEFLEVIRKMLSEYENELQGAKTTFETYFIEKMEENISKYQNQYTLITNITKIDSFNQYKSLIFENSYALNNSFLFMWNDISSIYRNQNFEYEDDILKIQAQYFDDGEKSIKIFKKK, from the coding sequence ATGATAAATTTTCTTGATCTAAACAGGACAATTAACTTTTATGACAAAAAAATTATGAAATTCATTTTAGATAATAATGAATTCAAAAACCAAAAAATTTTTAACTGTTCCATTGTAAACCTAAAAAATAAAACAAACTTATTTTCAAATGATGAAATCTTTAATATCTTAAATGATTTCAAAAATCTTAATATAAGCTATAATATCATAACTTCCAAATCAGAATATTTAGGAAGCTTTTCCATAATATCCTCTTACAAAGTCATTAATAATGAGAAAATAGAGCTTACTTTTTCCAATGATTTCATTAATACCTTTAATAATCAGCACTTTTTATCAGAGATCAATATAAATGTATTCTTTTCATTTTCTTCATTTTCATCAATACATTTATATAATTTTTTACTTAACAAACTTTCAGACTTCCCGTACACCAAGATAGAAATAGACAAGCTTAAAGAAGTCCTGCATCTCAAAAACAGCTATAAAAGAATATATGATTTTGAAAAATATGTATTGCAGCCATCATTGAATGAAATCAATAAAATTTCCCAAACCAAGTTTTTTTACAATAAAGTCAAGAAAAGCAATAAGAGAAATGCAAAAGTTACAGGCTTTGATTTCTTTTCACTTACAGAAGCCAAATTTGAGAAGATAAATAATATTCTGAGATTTTTTGATACAGTGGATAATTATGATACACTTTTTAATCAAATCCTTTTCGGACTGAATTCCATATCATATGAAGAATTTTTGGAAGTAATCAGAAAAATGCTTTCGGAATATGAGAATGAACTCCAAGGGGCCAAAACTACTTTTGAAACCTATTTCATTGAAAAAATGGAAGAAAATATATCAAAATACCAAAATCAATATACACTTATCACGAATATCACAAAAATTGATTCTTTTAATCAGTATAAATCATTAATATTTGAGAACTCTTATGCATTAAATAATTCATTTTTATTTATGTGGAATGATATCTCCAGTATTTACAGAAACCAAAATTTTGAGTATGAGGATGATATTCTGAAAATTCAGGCGCAGTATTTTGATGACGGGGAAAAGAGCATAAAGATATTTAAGAAAAAATGA
- a CDS encoding PTS sugar transporter subunit IIB: MKVLTVCGLGMGTSLILKMNVESILKDNNVKANIEHMDVSAANSTDADLIVTSNELAGNLEGHKAKLVVIKNFFDKEEIIAALKEAAII; this comes from the coding sequence ATGAAAGTATTGACAGTTTGCGGATTAGGTATGGGAACAAGCCTTATCTTAAAAATGAATGTGGAAAGCATATTAAAGGACAATAATGTAAAGGCAAATATAGAGCATATGGATGTATCGGCAGCAAATAGCACTGATGCAGACCTGATAGTAACAAGTAACGAACTGGCCGGAAATCTGGAAGGACACAAGGCAAAACTTGTGGTAATAAAAAACTTCTTTGATAAGGAAGAAATAATCGCGGCCCTGAAAGAAGCAGCAATTATTTAA
- a CDS encoding SUKH-3 domain-containing protein, producing the protein MYNFDKDILETLKKSGWQENREIPIHNILEYYEKIRYVCNDMQLKFLKNFSYLEITFENPHVKKFPRLKNIPVRFMLYPLDAAESVFRMRVRDYEIHFNKNMIPIAEVPTEEMTVFLAEDGVFYGGFDESVIEFGNNLNTVLYNLKNGITSPIIEVEDYDDENYDLDREFIKERLRNMKL; encoded by the coding sequence ATGTATAATTTTGATAAAGATATTTTAGAGACACTGAAAAAAAGTGGATGGCAGGAGAATAGAGAGATTCCCATTCATAATATTCTTGAATATTATGAAAAAATAAGATATGTTTGTAATGATATGCAATTAAAATTTTTAAAGAATTTTTCTTATTTGGAAATTACTTTTGAAAATCCACATGTTAAAAAATTCCCCCGTTTAAAAAATATACCAGTTAGATTTATGCTGTATCCGTTAGATGCAGCAGAAAGTGTTTTTAGAATGAGAGTTAGAGATTATGAAATACATTTTAATAAAAATATGATTCCAATAGCAGAAGTTCCAACAGAAGAGATGACAGTATTTCTAGCAGAAGATGGTGTTTTTTACGGTGGATTTGATGAAAGTGTTATAGAATTTGGAAATAATTTGAATACAGTTCTGTATAATTTGAAAAATGGGATTACTTCGCCAATTATAGAGGTTGAAGATTATGATGATGAAAATTATGATTTGGATAGAGAATTTATAAAAGAAAGATTGAGAAATATGAAGTTGTAA
- a CDS encoding SIS domain-containing protein, producing MLKYKNEILKIINEVFGTQLENMEKASDMLVEAVENKNSIYIFGSSHAGILSEEAFYRAGGFALINPIFSPNLMLNVKPITFTSELEQLEGYGKIFFQSQNLKKDDVLIIHSVSGRNPVSIEMAEEAKKAGVKLIVITNMKYSTSVTSRHNNAKKLYEYADVVLDNCGVLGDATVKLDGLEQKVAPSSTVIGAVILNSIIVDITEKLLAKGLDAPVFFSANRDGGMEHNQKIFEEYKDLIHYM from the coding sequence ATGTTAAAATATAAGAATGAGATTTTGAAGATTATAAATGAAGTTTTTGGTACACAGCTGGAAAATATGGAAAAGGCTTCAGATATGCTTGTAGAAGCTGTGGAAAATAAGAATTCCATATATATTTTCGGTTCATCACATGCAGGAATTTTATCAGAAGAGGCATTTTACAGAGCAGGAGGATTTGCACTTATAAATCCCATATTTTCACCTAATTTAATGCTCAATGTAAAGCCTATTACTTTTACAAGCGAACTGGAACAGCTGGAAGGCTACGGGAAAATTTTTTTTCAAAGTCAGAATTTAAAAAAAGATGATGTGCTGATTATTCATTCTGTTTCAGGCAGAAATCCGGTTTCTATAGAAATGGCAGAGGAAGCAAAAAAAGCAGGAGTAAAGCTTATTGTAATAACAAATATGAAGTATAGTACATCTGTGACTTCAAGACATAATAATGCAAAGAAGCTTTATGAATATGCCGATGTAGTTCTGGATAACTGCGGAGTTCTCGGAGATGCAACAGTAAAGCTTGACGGACTTGAGCAGAAGGTAGCGCCGTCTTCTACTGTGATAGGAGCTGTGATATTAAATTCGATAATCGTGGATATAACGGAAAAACTGCTGGCTAAAGGATTGGATGCTCCTGTATTTTTCAGTGCAAACAGAGACGGCGGAATGGAGCATAATCAAAAAATATTTGAAGAATATAAAGATTTGATTCATTATATGTAA
- a CDS encoding DUF896 domain-containing protein — MKDIIEKVNHYSQLSRTRELTEEEKEERIKYRNLYMTNFRANFKNHLDSIKVKYVDENGNEIKGN; from the coding sequence ATGAAAGATATTATTGAAAAAGTAAATCACTATTCTCAGCTTTCGAGAACAAGAGAACTTACAGAAGAAGAAAAAGAAGAACGTATAAAATACAGAAATCTTTACATGACTAACTTCAGAGCTAATTTCAAGAATCATCTTGACAGTATAAAAGTAAAATATGTGGATGAAAACGGAAATGAGATAAAAGGAAACTAA
- a CDS encoding DUF4189 domain-containing protein — protein MKKLLFFILILFGVLSVQSLANGCSAQICTCPGGGYVTTGQYCPVYNNNTPSQPVLTKWYAFSYDKNKNIYGVGTGYDKKTAQNEALKNCGTSECKIEKSQKIPGGISLAAVSSNGVMVTYSSFGSSTWEQYEKRIDNLIKKCKAKGGSNCKLVFDSAYLYRKDKNLGY, from the coding sequence ATGAAAAAATTATTGTTTTTTATTTTAATATTATTTGGCGTTCTTAGCGTGCAATCTTTAGCTAATGGCTGCAGTGCTCAAATATGTACATGTCCTGGTGGTGGCTATGTTACTACTGGTCAATATTGTCCTGTTTATAATAATAATACACCTAGTCAGCCAGTTTTAACCAAATGGTATGCTTTTTCTTATGACAAAAATAAAAACATTTATGGAGTCGGTACTGGTTATGATAAAAAAACAGCACAAAATGAAGCTTTAAAAAATTGCGGAACATCTGAGTGTAAAATTGAAAAATCACAAAAAATCCCTGGTGGCATTTCTCTTGCGGCAGTTTCATCCAACGGTGTAATGGTAACATATTCATCATTCGGAAGTTCTACTTGGGAACAATATGAGAAAAGAATTGATAACTTAATCAAAAAATGTAAAGCTAAAGGCGGTTCAAATTGTAAACTTGTATTTGATTCTGCTTATCTCTATCGAAAAGATAAAAATTTAGGTTACTAA
- a CDS encoding co-chaperone GroES encodes MKIRPLGERVLIKQTKQEETTKSGIVLPDTASKEKPIIGEVTAIGEAIKEIKIGDKVIYEKYAGTEVKDNDDVYLLLEVKNVLAVVE; translated from the coding sequence ATGAAAATAAGACCATTAGGTGAAAGAGTGTTAATCAAACAGACAAAACAGGAAGAAACTACTAAAAGCGGGATTGTTCTGCCTGATACGGCATCAAAGGAAAAACCCATAATAGGAGAGGTCACTGCAATAGGTGAAGCTATAAAAGAGATAAAAATAGGGGACAAAGTAATATATGAGAAGTATGCCGGAACAGAAGTAAAGGATAATGACGATGTATATCTTCTGCTTGAAGTAAAGAATGTTTTGGCAGTTGTAGAATAA
- the asnS gene encoding asparagine--tRNA ligase translates to MLLEIREIYKKHAELLNKELELNGWIRKRRDQKNFGFLEVNDGTFFNGIQVVFDDSLSNFDEISRLSISSSVHVKGVLVQSEGKGQTFEIKAKEITIYNKADLDYPLQNKRHTLEYLRTIAHLRPRTNTFMAVFRVRSLMSYAIHKFFNERGFVYVHTPIITGSDTEGAGEMFQLTTLDLKDIPKNDKGEVEYKDDFFGKQANLTVSGQLNVETFCMAFKNTYTFGPTFRAEKSNTPKHVSEFWMMEPEIAFADLDVNMDIAEDMMKYIIRYVLENAPEEMQFFNQFIDKTLLDRLNGLVNSEFGRVTYTEAIEILKKADKKFEYPVEWGIDLQTEHERYLAEEHFKKPVFVTDYPKDIKAFYMKLNEDGKTVRAMDLLAPGIGEIIGGSQREDNFEKLEQRIKDMNLNEKDYWWYMELRKYGSVPHSGYGLGFERAIMYVTGMLNIRDVIPFPRGPKSLEF, encoded by the coding sequence ATGTTACTGGAAATTAGGGAAATATACAAAAAACATGCTGAATTATTAAATAAAGAGCTAGAATTAAACGGATGGATAAGAAAGAGAAGAGATCAGAAAAATTTTGGTTTTCTTGAAGTAAATGATGGAACTTTTTTTAATGGAATTCAGGTAGTTTTTGATGACAGTCTGTCAAATTTCGATGAAATATCAAGACTAAGCATATCATCATCGGTACATGTAAAGGGAGTTTTAGTGCAGTCAGAAGGAAAGGGACAGACTTTTGAAATAAAAGCAAAGGAAATAACTATTTATAATAAAGCTGATCTGGATTATCCGCTTCAGAACAAAAGACACACACTGGAATATCTACGTACTATTGCTCATCTGAGACCTAGAACAAATACATTTATGGCAGTATTCAGAGTGAGATCTCTTATGTCTTATGCAATACATAAATTTTTTAATGAAAGAGGATTTGTATATGTTCATACTCCGATCATAACAGGAAGCGATACTGAAGGTGCCGGGGAAATGTTCCAGCTTACTACATTGGATCTTAAGGATATTCCAAAAAATGACAAGGGAGAAGTGGAGTATAAAGATGACTTCTTTGGAAAACAGGCTAACCTTACGGTAAGCGGACAGCTGAACGTAGAGACTTTTTGTATGGCATTTAAAAATACTTATACATTCGGACCTACATTCAGAGCAGAAAAGTCAAACACTCCAAAGCATGTTTCGGAATTCTGGATGATGGAGCCGGAAATTGCATTTGCCGATCTGGATGTAAATATGGACATTGCTGAAGACATGATGAAATATATAATAAGATATGTATTGGAAAATGCTCCTGAAGAAATGCAGTTTTTTAACCAATTTATAGATAAGACGCTTCTGGACAGATTAAACGGGCTTGTGAATTCTGAATTTGGAAGAGTTACTTATACAGAAGCTATAGAAATTTTGAAAAAAGCGGATAAAAAATTCGAATATCCTGTGGAATGGGGAATAGATCTTCAGACAGAGCATGAAAGATATCTTGCTGAAGAACATTTCAAAAAACCTGTATTTGTTACTGATTATCCAAAGGATATAAAAGCTTTTTATATGAAGCTGAATGAAGACGGGAAAACTGTAAGAGCTATGGATCTTCTTGCTCCGGGAATAGGAGAAATAATAGGGGGAAGCCAGAGAGAAGATAATTTTGAAAAGCTGGAACAGAGAATAAAAGATATGAACCTAAATGAAAAAGATTACTGGTGGTATATGGAATTGAGAAAATACGGAAGTGTTCCTCATTCAGGGTATGGTCTGGGATTTGAACGGGCTATTATGTATGTAACAGGAATGTTAAATATAAGAGATGTAATTCCGTTTCCAAGAGGACCTAAGAGTCTGGAATTTTAA